A genomic window from Aquitalea aquatilis includes:
- a CDS encoding DUF1294 domain-containing protein — protein MSLPRPLANLLALPPLLAAGSFALTHSLFWPLLFYLGMSVLTFAVYGWDKRQAIHHGRRTPEKLLHWLELLGGWPGGLLGQHWLQHKSSKRSYQLTFWLIVLLHWLAWGGWIAWLWHVAHPV, from the coding sequence ATGTCCCTACCCCGCCCACTCGCCAATCTGCTTGCCCTGCCGCCCTTGCTGGCGGCCGGTAGCTTTGCACTCACCCACAGTCTGTTCTGGCCGCTGTTGTTTTACCTCGGCATGAGTGTGCTGACCTTTGCCGTGTATGGCTGGGACAAGCGCCAGGCTATTCACCATGGTCGCCGCACGCCGGAAAAACTATTGCATTGGCTGGAGCTGCTGGGCGGCTGGCCGGGTGGTTTGCTGGGGCAACACTGGCTGCAGCACAAGTCGAGCAAGCGCAGCTACCAGCTGACATTCTGGCTGATCGTGCTGCTGCACTGGCTGGCCTGGGGCGGCTGGATAGCCTGGCTGTGGCATGTCGCCCACCCCGTCTGA